From Coffea arabica cultivar ET-39 chromosome 2e, Coffea Arabica ET-39 HiFi, whole genome shotgun sequence, the proteins below share one genomic window:
- the LOC113728519 gene encoding serpin-ZXA-like, with amino-acid sequence MNPCLPFAANLVQSSLRSNGFSKNIVLSPLSLNAIAAMLATGCSGRSLKRVLSFVGCDDLEQLKSMFSQMMSIATSSSSSSSPSSSACSGMSNSYRRYRGCGGSSSPPKISFVNGVWVDSRFPLKPSYKDCVTNVFKSDAKNVDFQKADKAIKEINSWADLQTNGLIKDVLQRGHISPVTALILGNALYFKGYWADEFDITRTRNQNFSLLGGDKVSVPFMGISRHYLYGSFDDFKVIELPYKSGNIGDKKRFSMQLILPHKIDGLQDLVLKFNSGFISPHFELERTLVDVVRIPKIKFSSVLEEIKFPFMEQDMELTEMIHARDPPFISKIIHKAFIEVDEKGTEAAAVTFSAIEGCAPEAIQREIKTFVADHPFMFIVKEETSGLVLFVGAVVNPLPE; translated from the exons atgaatcCTTGTCTTCCTTTTGCTGCAAATCTTGTGCAAAGTAGCCTCCGCAGCAATGGGTTCTCGAAAAATATTGTGCTGTCTCCGCTGTCCTTGAACGCCATAGCAGCCATGCTGGCCACGGGATGTTCAGGACGCTCTCTGAAGCGTGTACTCAGCTTTGTTGGATGCGACGATTTGGAGCAGCTCAAGTCGATGTTTTCGCAGATGATGTCTATTGCaacttcctcctcctcctcctcctccccttCCTCCTCCGCCTGCAGTGGCATGAGTAATAGCTACCGTCGTTATCGAGGTTGTGGTGGTAGTAGTAGTCCTCCAAAGATCTCATTCGTCAATGGAGTTTGGGTGGATTCTCGTTTTCCCCTCAAGCCCTCGTACAAGGACTGTGTTACTAACGTCTTCAAATCAGATGCCAAAAACGTGGATTTCCAAAAA GCCGATAAAGCCATCAAAGAAATAAACTCATGGGCAGACCTGCAAACGAATGGCCTCATAAAAGATGTTCTTCAACGTGGCCACATTAGCCCTGTTACCGCACTTATACTAGGAAATGCTCTTTACTTCAAAGGATATTGGGCAGATGAATTTGATATTACAAGGACTCGGAATCAGAACTTCTCCCTTCTCGGTGGAGACAAGGTTTCTGTTCCCTTCATGGGCATTTCAAGACATTATCTGTACGGATCATTTGATGACTTTAAAGTCATCGAGCTTCCCTATAAAAGCGGCAACATCGGAGACAAGAAGAGATTTTCAATGCAGTTGATCCTCCCACACAAGATAGATGGATTGCAGGATCTAGTATTGAAGTTCAATTCCGGGTTTATAAGCCCCCATTTCGAGCTTGAGAGAACACTTGTTGATGTCGTGCGGATACCCAAAATCAAATTCTCAAGCGTTCTTGAGGAAATTAAatttccattcatggaacaagaCATGGAGCTGACAGAGATGATTCATGCTAGAGATCCGCCtttcatttcaaaaataattcacAAAGCTTTTATCGAGGTGGATGAGAAAGGCACAGAGGCAGCAGCCGTCACTTTTAGTGCAATAGAGGGCTGTGCACCCGAAGCAATACAGCGAGAAATCAAGACTTTTGTAGCTGACCATCCTTTCATGTTCATCGTCAAAGAAGAGACATCTGGATTAGTCCTCTTCGTTGGAGCTGTAGTAAATCCCCTCCCAGAATGA